In Mesorhizobium onobrychidis, the following are encoded in one genomic region:
- the repA gene encoding plasmid partitioning protein RepA, giving the protein MNVSSPVPTKIPLLFEKSILEQGDQISKKLHLLSMQRFPPHAKKNLRSFSLAEVATYLGVSQSHLKKLHLEGKGPVPETSTSGRRSYTAEQMLELRQYLDQYGRSDARMYVPHRRPGEKLQILAVVNFKGGSGKTTTAAHLAQYLALTGHRVLAVDLDPQASLSSLHGFQPELDQTKSLYDSIRYDDQKVPLSEIIKPTNFPGLDIVPANLELQEFEYDTPLAMTDRSSNVGRAFFTRISTALTEVDDRYDVVVIDCPPQLGYLTITALTAATSVLITIHPQMLDVMSMGQFLLMLGNILDPIRAAGAEVNLEWYRYLVTRFEPTDQPQAQMVAFLHTLFGEFILKNQMLKSTAISDAGITKQTLYEVEKNAMTRSTYERAMDALEVVNGEVADLIHKAWGR; this is encoded by the coding sequence ATGAACGTGAGTTCGCCCGTTCCCACGAAAATCCCGTTGCTGTTCGAGAAAAGCATTCTCGAGCAGGGCGACCAGATATCGAAGAAGCTGCACCTACTCTCGATGCAGCGCTTCCCTCCCCATGCAAAGAAGAATCTTCGCTCGTTCTCGCTGGCCGAGGTTGCCACGTATCTTGGGGTCTCCCAAAGCCATCTGAAGAAACTGCATCTGGAAGGCAAAGGCCCGGTGCCTGAAACCTCAACGTCGGGCAGGCGGTCGTATACTGCTGAACAGATGCTTGAGCTGCGCCAGTATCTCGACCAGTACGGGCGATCCGACGCCCGAATGTATGTTCCCCATCGGCGGCCGGGCGAGAAGCTTCAGATCCTAGCTGTGGTCAATTTCAAGGGCGGCAGCGGTAAGACCACCACCGCTGCCCACCTCGCCCAATATCTTGCGCTGACCGGGCACCGTGTCCTAGCTGTCGATCTCGACCCGCAGGCGTCGCTCTCCTCATTGCATGGGTTCCAGCCTGAACTCGACCAGACGAAATCGCTTTACGACTCGATTCGATATGACGACCAGAAGGTGCCTCTCTCGGAAATCATCAAGCCAACGAATTTCCCGGGCCTCGATATTGTCCCTGCGAACCTAGAGCTGCAGGAATTCGAATACGACACGCCTCTGGCAATGACCGACAGGTCCTCGAATGTGGGCAGGGCGTTCTTCACGCGCATCTCGACGGCATTGACGGAGGTCGACGATCGCTACGATGTCGTAGTTATCGATTGTCCGCCGCAGCTCGGGTATCTGACGATCACCGCACTGACCGCGGCGACGTCGGTGTTGATCACGATCCATCCGCAGATGCTCGACGTGATGAGCATGGGCCAGTTTCTGCTGATGCTCGGGAACATCCTCGATCCGATCAGGGCGGCGGGTGCCGAGGTGAACCTGGAGTGGTATCGCTATCTTGTTACTCGATTCGAACCCACGGATCAGCCGCAAGCGCAGATGGTCGCGTTCCTGCATACGCTGTTTGGCGAATTCATTCTCAAGAACCAGATGCTGAAATCGACGGCGATTTCCGATGCGGGGATTACCAAGCAGACCCTCTACGAAGTTGAGAAGAATGCGATGACCCGTTCCACATACGAGCGGGCAATGGATGCGCTGGAAGTCGTAAACGGTGAAGTCGCCGACTTGATTCATAAAGCATGGGGGCGCTGA